CCTGGTGTCGTACTTGATAATTTCCCATATAACGCGATCATTTTCTGAAACAAGCGTCAGTATCTCTTTATCTCTCGAAAAAGAATAACGGCGGTTCCCATAACCTTTAATGATTTCAAGTATATAATCCTCATTGATTTGAACAAAGTTCCCCTGCTCTAACCTGTTGATACTTTCATCATCATAAATGATCTTTTCCAGAGCCCATTGATCGTAAATCCCTTGTTCTGCACTTTCAGGTTCCGACACGCATGCCGTTATATTCATAAACACGGCAAGCATAACCCCTAATCCTTTAATAAAACTCATAAAATCATCCATAAATTACGTTAACTTTCTTTAAATGGCTACTTGCCAGCTCTCCCGCAAAAACCACCTTGCAAGGCACTAGATTTAGATTTGCCAATGCTTAATGCTAATAAAGCCACTGCACCATTTTCAGGTGCAATAGCTTTGCTTCTTTATTGCTTCCTAACTGGTTTTAATCGGCCTGCAAAGGCGTGATCTTAACCTTCCCCTGTTCGGCGACAACATTGATCTTCTGCCCAACGGTAAAACCGGCCTTCCTGAGCCATTTGCCGTTGAGGACAATACAAGGTTCAATGTTAACCGGTACAGAATTAATCCCGATACCGCGACTCTTAGCTCCCCATGTGCAGACAGTTTCCTGCACGGTAAGTCTGCGGTAAATAGGAAATTTTCCTTTTGCCAAGGCATGCTCTGACGTATGATGAGAATCAGCCATTACGTACTCCTGTTAAGTTCGTGTTGGTTAGCAATCTCTGGGTGTTGACCCACTCAGGGATTGCGACTTAAGTTACGGCTTTAGTCGGTTTTAACAGCAGCCCTGATAGCCATTGTTAAAACGCCTATTGAATGAAAAACTTTGAAGTGTGCCCTCCTTTGTTAAGGTGGATGGCACTATTAATAAAAGACCATTAGGCTGGGAAAAACAACAGGAAATGGTCTTTTTTTATGCCTAAATTCGATAAAA
This genomic window from Thalassomonas viridans contains:
- a CDS encoding SymE family type I addiction module toxin → MADSHHTSEHALAKGKFPIYRRLTVQETVCTWGAKSRGIGINSVPVNIEPCIVLNGKWLRKAGFTVGQKINVVAEQGKVKITPLQAD